The window CAATATAACCGTTTACCGGCGCGGGAACAATGAGACGGACCTTGGGTTCTACATAGATAAGGGAATGAACCTTAACTACAATCCTGGCATATGGATTATGCCGTACGAAACCGTTGTGATAAACGTCAGGGTCTCCAAAACCGAGTCATACTCTCTCCCGTCCATTACGTGTGGGGGAACCGATGGTACCTCCATCGGCTGCGGTGTTGTTGTGCCTCCTCTCCTTAACTCCCCATCCCAGCTCTCGGCGCTCTCAATGTTCCCACTCGTCGATGGACACATCCGTATTCTGGAGTACCAGGGAGTCGTTAAGTTCAACGTGTACTCGGGGGATGAGGGTACGTTCAGGAAGTTCTTTGCCGTTACCGTCCCGGTTGTGTTCGTTGATGGGAGGATGTACGACTTCACTCCGAACTACACCATGAACTACAGCGAGTATGTGGACGCACTTTTTGAATACACCGGAACAGGGAGGCGCTCTGTGAACGTAGAAAACAGCGTTCAGATGCCACAGGGGATGTTCCAGCTCACTCCAACGCTTCTTACCGGTGTCAGTGTTGGAATGCCAGGTCAGGTTCTCCCGTCGAATGAATCATACGAGTTGCCTGTGTGGGTCGTCACAACGGGAACCGGTGTGGAGATAACCTACCGTGTTGAATGGAGCGCGGGGGGGCTGTAAAAGTTGGCGTTTGATGATGAGAAGAAGAAAAAGCCCACCTCCTGGATAGATGAAATCCTGAACGGTGAGGATGACCTACTGGAGAATATGCTGACCTCCAGCAAAAAGACCGCTCCCAGGGATGAAAAAAAAGAACCTGAGAGAAAGAAGTCCGGTGAAAAAGAGGCCCCAGAGGCCCCGTTCCCCATTGCGGGGAGTGGGGGTATAGACCTTCAGGAGATACTCAGCAAGCCCACCACTCCCGAGGAAGCCGCTCAGAGTCGCCCCACAGGGGCGGACCTTCTGGGGGAGATTTTCTCCACGGCACCGCCGAGGGAGGAGCCCAGGCCCAAGGCGAAACCCACATCACCACCCCCATCAACCCTTCAGGATATATTGAGCACGTTCCCTCCCGCGGAGGAAACAAAGTACGTTGGAAAGGCTGAGGTTCTCGATGCCTATGGTAACGTTCGCATTTTGCGGGTTAAGGGAGAACCCGTCCCGATATATGAAATACGTCTCCCTAAACTCAGCAGAGAGGAAGAGGAACTCCTCCGCCTTATAAAAGAACGGGCAATAACGGAGCTCCAGATAGACCCCACCGCCTTTCCAAATCCGGAGGAACGGAGAAGGGTCTTCATGAACGCCATCAGGAAAATGCTGAAGTCTGCGGCCCCCCACTTCTCGGAGGGCAGGATAGAGGTACTCGCCGACATGATAGTTCAGGTCATGATAGGCTACGGCAAGCTTGATCCCCTCGTCCGCGACGACAACCTTGAGGAAGTCATGGTCATAGGAAACAACAGGCCGGTTTACGTCTGGCACAGGCGCTTTAACATGTGCAAGACCAACATCGTGTTTGAGGAGGAGAAGGAGATACTGAACATCATCGAGCGCATAGCCAGGGAGGTCGGCAGAAGGATAGACCAGCAGAGTCCCCTCCTTGATGCCCGCCTTCCCGATGGAAGCCGTGTGAACGCGACAATCCCGCCGATCAGCCTCGACGGCCCGACGATAACCATCCGTAAGTTCAAGAAGGACCCGCTCACCATCATAGACCTCATCAAATACGGCACTATGAACACCGACATAGCGGCCCTCCTCTGGATCTTTGTCGATGGACTCGGTGTCAAGCCCGCCAACGTCCTCGTCGCGGGTGGTACCGGTTCCGGTAAGACCACCACCCTCAACTCACTCGGGATGTTTATTCCACCGAGCGAGCGCGTCATCACCATAGAGGACACCGCGGAGCTCCAGCTCCCGGTGGAGCACTGGGTGAGGCTTGAGACGAGACCGCCCAACGTTGAAGGTAAGGGCGAGATAACAATGGACGATCTCGTTAAGAACACCCTCCGTATGAGGCCGGATAGAATCATCGTTGGTGAGGTTCGTGGTCCGGAAGCGAGGACGATGTTCACGGCGATGAACACGGGACATAATGGGGCCCTCTACGACTTCTCGGTCATACAGCTCTCGGACGGCAGGTTCGTGCTCATCGGCGACCTCATCGATGAACTCTTCGAGAAGTACTCGGACAGGGTTGAAACCTACAGGGATTTGGAGTACATAGTCCTCGACGAGAAGGACAGGTTTGAGGTGGTAAGCGTCGGCCCCGACCTGAATGCCGGGAAGCACATCGTTTCAAGGGTCTGGAGGAGAAAGGTAAGGCCCGGGGAGAAGCTTATCCGCGTGAGAACGAGGACAGGCAACGAGGTGATACTCACCAAGACCCACCCGTTCTTCGTCTTCTCCGATGGCGACGTCGTGAGAAAAGAGGCGGAGAAGCTGAAACCCGGCGATAGGGTCGCGGTGATGAGGAAACCGCCGAGGCCACCGCAGAGGAAGGCCATCGTAAGTCCGGAGGTTTACGCGGGGATAAGTGACTACTACATCGTCCCCGGCGGAGAGGGCCTCGTGAAGGTTCCGAACGACGGAATCCCGCCTGAAATGGCCCAATATTTAATCTCAGTCAACTCGAAGCCCGTAAGGATTGTCCGCGAGGTGGACGAGAAGCTCTCCTATGCCGTTGGCGTACTCCTCGGCGACGGCTACATCTCCTCGAACGGCTACTACGTCTCGGCCACCTTCGACGACTCCTCCTACATGAACGCCTTCACCTCGGCCCTGTCGGAGTTCCTGCCGGAGAGCGAGCCCGAAATCAAAAGAAACGAGGGCTACACCGTTGTGACCTACGGCTCGAAGATATTCGCCGAGTTCCTTCACAGGGCATTCGGAATTCCCAAGGGCAGGAAGGAGAACCTCGACGTGCCCGATTTGGTGCTGTCGAACGACGAGCTTTTGAGGTACTTCATAGCGGGCCTCTTCGATGCCGATGGCTACGTGGACGAGAACGGCCCGGCCGTAATCCTCACGACGAAGAGTGAGAACCTCGCGAGGAAGGTCTGGTACGCCCTTCAGAGACTCGGGATAATAAGCACGGTCTCCCGCGTGAGGAACAAAGGCTACAAGGAGGGCGTAACCTTCAGGGTTACCGTGAGGGGCGTTGATGACCTCATCAGGTTCAACCGCTCGGTTCCCCTCAGGCACTCACGGAAGAAGGCGAGGCTTGAGGAGCTCATCAGGAAGTACAGACCGCACCGCGGAAAGAGGACCGACCGCGTTCCGATTTCGCCGGCAATGCTCGAACCCATAAGGAGGGGGCTCAACCTCAGGGTTTCCGAGCTTTCAAAGCTCGCCACCAGCCACGCCGGCGAGAAGGTTTCGGAAAGCCTCATACGCCACGTCGAGAAGGGCAGGGTGAAGGAGATAAGGCGCTCCGCTTTGAAGGGAATAGCCCTCGCCCTCCAGCGGGTGGCGAAGGATTTGAACGATGACGAGGCCTGGGTTCAGGCGAAGAGGCTTGAACTCATAGCGGACGGCGACGTCTACTGGGACGAGGTCGTGAGTGTTGATGAGGTCGAGCCGGCGGAGCTGGGTATAGAGTACCTCTACGACCTCACCGTCGAGGAGGATCACAACTACGTTGCCAATGGTATACTTGTTTCGAACTGTATGGGCACAATCCACGCCAACAGTGCCCGCGAGACAATAATACGCCTTGAGAGCCCTCCCATGTCCGTTCCGAGGATTATGATTCCGGCGCTGGATATAATCATCATGCAGGTCAGGTTCCACAGCAGAAAGAAGGGCACCATAAGGCGCATTACTGAAATAGCGGAGATATCGGGAGTTGAGGGAGAGAGCATACAGCTCAACAAGCTCTACAAGTACGATCCTGCCAAGGACGAGCTCGTATCAACGGGTGTCCCCAGCAGAACCCTCAATCTCCTCGCCCACCACACGGGAATGAGCGTCTCCGAGCTGGAACTGGAGAAGGAGAAGAGAAAGATAATCCTTGACTGGATGATTGAAAGAGGTATCAGGAGCATCGAGAAGGTGGGCTACTATATCCGGCAGTTCTACATAGACGAGGAGTCGCTTCTGAAGAAAATCGAGGCCGAGGGCAGCACTGAGACGAGCAGACAGATAAAGACTTTGATTTGAAGGTGATGTCGATGGGGGTCTTCGATGCGTTTGTCAACTTCCTCGAGCGCCTCGGGGGAAAAACTATCGAGGTTGCGGAAAGGCCCGTCAGAAGGATACCGGAGGGCAGGTCAGTTCAGGAGAGACTGAAGGCCCTCAAACAGCTCCAGAAGGAGATGGAAACTGAAAAGCGGGAGGAGGAAAAGGAGAAGCAGCTTGAAGAAATTCTGGAGTGGCGGAAGCAGGAAATACAGCGCCCGTTCTCTGACAGGCTTGCGGATGCCATGCTGCGCTACTTTAAGGGCCCCATAGAGTCCCTTACTAAATCCCTCCGGGGCCTGGATGAGGACCTTTACCGTGCCAGCATGACAACGCCCAAGGAAAAATACGTCGCCCTCATACTCCTGGTGGCTATTTTCTCCGCGGTGTTCTCTGCCCTGTTTGGATATCTGCTCTACCTGACACCCGATATAATAGTCCTGCTGGCGATCCTTGGTTTTATCGGTGGATTCATGTACATGAGGCACTACCCCCGCATGGTGTGGAAAAGACGCGTGGTGGAGGTGGAACGTGCCCTTCCCTACGCCCTCAGGCATATGGCCTCACTGCTCAGTGCCGGCGTCGGTATCGCGGAGGCCATGCTTTCGGTGTCCAGGGCTGACTATGGCCCAATCTCTGAAGAGTTCGAGTTTATACTGATGGAGATGAGGGCTGGTTCTTCCTTTGAAGACTCCCTATCCAAGTTTGAGCAGAAAATGGCGTCCGAAAGCGTTAGCAGGGTGGTTAAACAGATACTGAGGGCGGTTAAGTTTGGCGGCAACCTCTCCGAGATACTCTATAAGATGGCGGAGGATTTCTCCTTTGAGTACAGGATGAAGTTGGTTGAGTACGTCCAGAAAGTCAACGGTATATCCTTCATTTATATGTTTCTCACGATCGTCATGCCCACGATGTTCGTCGTTGGTATCCTGGCAGGTTCCGTGATGGCCCAGCACCTCGTCATGCCCCCCGAGGCGCTCGCGGTGATACTGCTCTTCGCGTTTCCGGGGGTGTCGTTCATAATCATAAACATGATCAAGAAGGGAGAACCCAGGTGATCCGCATGCCCCGTGGAATAACGTCTCTGCTAGTCTCTGCGTTTCAACGGATCCTTCCCCAGAAGTGGGTGAAGCGTTATGAGATATTCATTTATTCGGCGGGATTGAACTTCCTTGCTGTTGAGTATCTCGTTATCTCCATCCTGTTCGGTATTATTGGTGCGCTCCTTGTGGAGATGGTGTCCACATGGCCCTACTCTGTGGCCGCGTTCATTGCCCTCTTCCTTGGTATGGCCTTTGGGTATCCCTACTGGAAAGTCATGAAGCGTGTTGAGGAGATGGAGAAGAACCTTCCCGATGCGTTTTTCTACCTTGCCAGCTCACTCCGTGCTGGAATATCCTTCTCGGAGGCGCTGGAGGAGCTTACCACGGCCAAGTTCGGGGCATTGACTGATGAGTTTAAGAAGACCGTGGCGGAGATAAAGAAGGGCCGTCCCACCGTCGATGCCCTCAGGGCCTTTGCAATTCGGAACAGAAAATCGGTGGTCCTGTACAGATCGATGATGATTATCATTGAGGCCCTAGAGCGCGGTGCCCCTATGAGCGATGTTCTGGTCTACGTCGGCAACGACGTGAGAGAGATACTCAGAATCAGACAGGAGCGCAAGGCTTCCACTGGCATGCAGATGATGTTTTTTATAATCACCAGTGGATTCATAGGCCCCATGATACTCGCGGTCGTTTACAAGGTCATGGAGACAATGGGAACGGACATGGTGGTACTCCCGGTTGACACCATCAAACTGATACTCCTGGGCTTCGTTATCATTCAGGCCTTTATCTCCGGCCTTGGAATTGGGGTAATAAGAGAAGGAAAGTACTCCGCCGGGCTTAAGTACAGCCTCATGTTGATGCTTGTGGGTGTGGCCGTCTATCAAGGCGTCTCGTCACTCAACATCAGCGGTGGCTTCGGACTCTGAGTCCTTTCCCTTTTCTATGTCCACTATCTCGACCTCGAACACGAGGGTCTTTCCTGCGAGCGGGTGGTTGAAGTCGAGACTGACGCTCTCTTCCCCGACTTTGGCTATCTTTGCTATCCCCGAGTCGGTCATGACGTACATGCCCTCAACCGGCTCCATCCCTATGTTGGTGAACTCGGTGAGGGGAACCTCTATGACCAGCTCCGGGTTGGGCATACCGTAGGCCTTCTCCGGCGGAATTGTGACGGTCTTCTTTTCACCGATCTCCATCCCCAGCAGTGCCTCATCGAGGCCCGGGATGATCTCGCCGACACCGACATTGACGCCGAGCGGGCCGTACTCCCTCTCCTCGACGTATATCTCGTTTTCCCTGGCGATGTCCTCGTAACTCGTGTCAAAAACTTCACCGTTCTCAAACCTGCCTATGTAGTGGAACACCACAAAATCTCCAGCTTCAATCTTCATTTCCTTCAACTCCAAAACTGTCTTCAAGGGGGGTTACTCCCGCGCCTTATAACGCTTTTGGTGTCCCTTTCGGAAGGCACGACAGGTATATAAGGACGTTGCACTATATAATGCCGGTGATTGACATGGGATACCTTTCTGACATGCTGAGTAAGGAGTATGGAAACCTCGAAGTTAGGGAAGTCTACTCCACCAAGCTGGGGGAGACGGACGTGGAGATACTCGAGGCCTCGGTGGGGGGAGAGAAGTTCATCGCCATGTTCCAGAGCGTTCCGGTTAAGGAGAACCTCTACAAGTGGTCGATAATCATAACCAGCGCCCACAACACCCGGACACTTAAGGGGATGGACACCCTGGAGGGCATAAAGCTGGCCCTCAAGTCGAGCATAGACGCCATGATGGCGGGGATGGGGAAGGGGTGAGCCCCTTCATTCCTCGGGCAGGATGTAGTACACGTAGTGCGGCCTGCTTGTTATCTCGTCTATGAAGACAACCGTTCCCGTCTTCGGCGGCTTGAGGTAGTGGACCTCCCCTTTCTTCGTCGTCACCGCCGCGAAGGCGTCTCCTCTCCTCACACGGTTGCCAACGTTGGCTATGATGGTCTTTGTATAGCCCTCCACGGGGAGGATGAGCAGCTCGTCGCCCTTCTTCAGGTATATCCTGGTCCTCCCGTCGGGGAGAATTAGTACCGCGTCGGCGAGCATCCTTCCCTCCGTTCCGTCCACGTACTGGTAAAAGCGGTCGTAGATTTCCTTCGCCAGGAACTTCGCCCTCTCCGCCTCCACGAAGTCGGGAACCTCCTCACCCTTTTCCAGCCAGACCTCAACGCTCCCCTGGATTATCACACAGTCCCTGGTGACCTTTCCGCCTTTGATGCACTCCTCCGCGGGAGCCTCCACGTAGAGCCTCGGCATCTTCTCCATGCTACCACCCAAGGTTTACCTCGGGGTAAAAGCTTTTAAACCTGCCCTTCGTACCGCTCCTGATAAAAATGTCCATCAGGGTAAAATTCGCGGCACTCTACACCCTGCTGTTTGCACTGATGACCCTCATGATGGGCTACAGTGTTAAAAACTCCGGACTTCAGCGGAGTGAGGCCCCTTCCTTCGGCGTTCTGCTGCTCGCAATCGTTGCCGTCTCCCTGCTGGTCATCTTTCTTGTGCTCCTGAGCTGGAGGGACCTCCCGCCAGGCAAGAAAAAGTATCCCGTTAACGTCAGGTCCTATCTTATGGCCTGGGCGTTCGCGATAGCCGGTGCGGCCGGGATACTCTACTACATCGGCCGCTCGAATCCCACTCCCTCCGTGAACTCCACCCTCAACTCGTCCCTTAACAGCACGACGGCCAACGGCAGCGCTATCCCGCCGGCGCCGGTTTACCACAACGACACCGTTTCAGCCGCCCCTCACTCGGGGGTTCCCTCGAGCTACGTTCTCTACGGTGCGGCGCTTCTGTTCCTCGCGGGCCTGTCCTACTTCGCCGTGATCTATTACCGCGAGGCCCTCAGGAGGAGGAAGCTCAGGGAGATGAGGCTTAAGGCGGAGCTCTTTGACAGGAAGGTGGAGGAACTCGGTCTGGAAATGTTCAGCGACCCGAGGGAGGCGGTTGTTGGGATATACAAGAACGCCGTCCTCTGGCTCGAGATACTCGGCGTTCCATACAAGGAAAGCTGGACCCACTGGGAGCACGCGGAGAGGGTTCAAATTTTCAGAGAGCCCTTCAGGGGCATAACTGAGCTCTTTGAGAAGGCAAAGTACGCCCCGGAGAAGGTTACGTGGGAGGATGCGGAGAAGGCGCTCGAGCTTTACAGGAAGATGAGGGGTGCTGTGAATGAGGTTTCATAGGGCCCTTCTTATCGTTGGCTCCGTTTTGGTGCTGGTCGCCACCCTGGCCGGTTCCTACCTGGTCAGGTGGCTGGCCGTTCTCTTCCTGGGGGCAGTGATGGCGTTCTTTCTGTTCGGTGTTGAGATGAACGTGGCGAGACGGAGGCGGGACCGCGAACAGAGGGTTGAGAGGAAGACGGACG of the Thermococcus sp. JdF3 genome contains:
- a CDS encoding DUF4129 domain-containing protein translates to MSIRVKFAALYTLLFALMTLMMGYSVKNSGLQRSEAPSFGVLLLAIVAVSLLVIFLVLLSWRDLPPGKKKYPVNVRSYLMAWAFAIAGAAGILYYIGRSNPTPSVNSTLNSSLNSTTANGSAIPPAPVYHNDTVSAAPHSGVPSSYVLYGAALLFLAGLSYFAVIYYREALRRRKLREMRLKAELFDRKVEELGLEMFSDPREAVVGIYKNAVLWLEILGVPYKESWTHWEHAERVQIFREPFRGITELFEKAKYAPEKVTWEDAEKALELYRKMRGAVNEVS
- a CDS encoding type II secretion system F family protein, producing MGVFDAFVNFLERLGGKTIEVAERPVRRIPEGRSVQERLKALKQLQKEMETEKREEEKEKQLEEILEWRKQEIQRPFSDRLADAMLRYFKGPIESLTKSLRGLDEDLYRASMTTPKEKYVALILLVAIFSAVFSALFGYLLYLTPDIIVLLAILGFIGGFMYMRHYPRMVWKRRVVEVERALPYALRHMASLLSAGVGIAEAMLSVSRADYGPISEEFEFILMEMRAGSSFEDSLSKFEQKMASESVSRVVKQILRAVKFGGNLSEILYKMAEDFSFEYRMKLVEYVQKVNGISFIYMFLTIVMPTMFVVGILAGSVMAQHLVMPPEALAVILLFAFPGVSFIIINMIKKGEPR
- a CDS encoding peptidylprolyl isomerase, with the protein product MKIEAGDFVVFHYIGRFENGEVFDTSYEDIARENEIYVEEREYGPLGVNVGVGEIIPGLDEALLGMEIGEKKTVTIPPEKAYGMPNPELVIEVPLTEFTNIGMEPVEGMYVMTDSGIAKIAKVGEESVSLDFNHPLAGKTLVFEVEIVDIEKGKDSESEATADVE
- a CDS encoding type II secretion system F family protein, with product MPRGITSLLVSAFQRILPQKWVKRYEIFIYSAGLNFLAVEYLVISILFGIIGALLVEMVSTWPYSVAAFIALFLGMAFGYPYWKVMKRVEEMEKNLPDAFFYLASSLRAGISFSEALEELTTAKFGALTDEFKKTVAEIKKGRPTVDALRAFAIRNRKSVVLYRSMMIIIEALERGAPMSDVLVYVGNDVREILRIRQERKASTGMQMMFFIITSGFIGPMILAVVYKVMETMGTDMVVLPVDTIKLILLGFVIIQAFISGLGIGVIREGKYSAGLKYSLMLMLVGVAVYQGVSSLNISGGFGL
- a CDS encoding ATPase, T2SS/T4P/T4SS family is translated as MAFDDEKKKKPTSWIDEILNGEDDLLENMLTSSKKTAPRDEKKEPERKKSGEKEAPEAPFPIAGSGGIDLQEILSKPTTPEEAAQSRPTGADLLGEIFSTAPPREEPRPKAKPTSPPPSTLQDILSTFPPAEETKYVGKAEVLDAYGNVRILRVKGEPVPIYEIRLPKLSREEEELLRLIKERAITELQIDPTAFPNPEERRRVFMNAIRKMLKSAAPHFSEGRIEVLADMIVQVMIGYGKLDPLVRDDNLEEVMVIGNNRPVYVWHRRFNMCKTNIVFEEEKEILNIIERIAREVGRRIDQQSPLLDARLPDGSRVNATIPPISLDGPTITIRKFKKDPLTIIDLIKYGTMNTDIAALLWIFVDGLGVKPANVLVAGGTGSGKTTTLNSLGMFIPPSERVITIEDTAELQLPVEHWVRLETRPPNVEGKGEITMDDLVKNTLRMRPDRIIVGEVRGPEARTMFTAMNTGHNGALYDFSVIQLSDGRFVLIGDLIDELFEKYSDRVETYRDLEYIVLDEKDRFEVVSVGPDLNAGKHIVSRVWRRKVRPGEKLIRVRTRTGNEVILTKTHPFFVFSDGDVVRKEAEKLKPGDRVAVMRKPPRPPQRKAIVSPEVYAGISDYYIVPGGEGLVKVPNDGIPPEMAQYLISVNSKPVRIVREVDEKLSYAVGVLLGDGYISSNGYYVSATFDDSSYMNAFTSALSEFLPESEPEIKRNEGYTVVTYGSKIFAEFLHRAFGIPKGRKENLDVPDLVLSNDELLRYFIAGLFDADGYVDENGPAVILTTKSENLARKVWYALQRLGIISTVSRVRNKGYKEGVTFRVTVRGVDDLIRFNRSVPLRHSRKKARLEELIRKYRPHRGKRTDRVPISPAMLEPIRRGLNLRVSELSKLATSHAGEKVSESLIRHVEKGRVKEIRRSALKGIALALQRVAKDLNDDEAWVQAKRLELIADGDVYWDEVVSVDEVEPAELGIEYLYDLTVEEDHNYVANGILVSNCMGTIHANSARETIIRLESPPMSVPRIMIPALDIIIMQVRFHSRKKGTIRRITEIAEISGVEGESIQLNKLYKYDPAKDELVSTGVPSRTLNLLAHHTGMSVSELELEKEKRKIILDWMIERGIRSIEKVGYYIRQFYIDEESLLKKIEAEGSTETSRQIKTLI
- a CDS encoding DUF2118 family protein, which gives rise to MEKMPRLYVEAPAEECIKGGKVTRDCVIIQGSVEVWLEKGEEVPDFVEAERAKFLAKEIYDRFYQYVDGTEGRMLADAVLILPDGRTRIYLKKGDELLILPVEGYTKTIIANVGNRVRRGDAFAAVTTKKGEVHYLKPPKTGTVVFIDEITSRPHYVYYILPEE